From Triticum aestivum cultivar Chinese Spring chromosome 4A, IWGSC CS RefSeq v2.1, whole genome shotgun sequence, a single genomic window includes:
- the LOC123083077 gene encoding mavicyanin-like encodes MADMKIALLAVAAALLGTASAATYRVGEPSGVWGINTDYARWVADKKFQLGDEIVFKYSPTGHNVVEVTKAGYDSCSTANAINTFNSGNDVVALNATGTRYFICGFTDHCIPDAPLTMKIVINVASGSSSPSSPTPAAGPGASNSPPTPPSSAATTVRAAAGFGLVTLLAAGRIY; translated from the coding sequence ATGGCCGACATGAAGATCGCTCTCCTTGCCGTGGCGGCGGCCTTGCTGGGCACCGCGTCGGCAGCGACCTACAGGGTCGGCGAGCCCAGCGGCGTGTGGGGCATCAACACCGACTACGCTAGGTGGGTGGCCGACAAGAAGTTCCAGCTGGGCGATGAGATCGTCTTCAAGTACTCGCCCACGGGGCACAACGTGGTCGAGGTCACCAAGGCCGGCTACGACTCCTGCAGCACCGCCAACGCTATCAACACCTTCAACTCCGGCAACGATGTTGTCGCCCTCAATGCCACCGGCACCCGCTACTTCATCTGTGGCTTCACTGACCACTGCATCCCGGACGCCCCCCTCACCATGAAGATCGTGATCAACGTCGCGTCGGGTTCCTCCTCGCCGTCGTCACCCACGCCAGCCGCAGGTCCTGGCGCGAGCAACTCTCCCCCGACGCCGCCCTCCTCTGCCGCTACCACCGTCAGGGCCGCGGCAGGATTTGGCCTCGTCACCCTACTGGCGGCAGGTCGCATATATTGA